A window of the Pseudomonas sp. B21_DOA genome harbors these coding sequences:
- a CDS encoding GlxA family transcriptional regulator: protein MSQDFYFLLMPGFSAIGFISAIEPLRVANRFRGELYRWHVLSADGGAVLASNGMSVNADAALEPLKKGATLLVVAGFEPLKFVTPTLEHWLRRLDKDGVTLGAIDTGSFVLAEAGLLDGHRLTLHWEAIDAFKESYPQLSVTQELFEIDRRRITSAGGTASIDLMLDLIAQAHGPQLAIQVSEQFVLGRIRPRKDHQRMEVATRYGINNKKLVQVIGEMEQHSEPPLTTLQLAESIKVTRRQLERLFRLHLNDTPSNFYLRLRLEKARQLLRQTDMSVLEVSIACGFESPSYFTRSYRARFARCPREDRRTAQA, encoded by the coding sequence ATGTCCCAGGATTTCTACTTTTTGCTGATGCCGGGGTTCTCCGCCATCGGCTTTATTTCCGCGATCGAACCGTTGCGCGTGGCCAACCGCTTTCGTGGCGAGTTGTACCGCTGGCATGTGCTCAGCGCTGACGGCGGCGCGGTACTGGCAAGCAACGGCATGTCGGTCAATGCCGATGCGGCGCTGGAGCCGCTGAAGAAAGGCGCGACCTTGCTGGTGGTGGCCGGCTTCGAACCGCTGAAATTCGTCACGCCGACGCTGGAGCACTGGTTGCGCAGGCTGGACAAGGACGGCGTAACCCTCGGCGCCATCGACACCGGCAGCTTCGTCCTCGCCGAAGCGGGCCTGCTCGATGGCCATCGGCTGACCCTGCACTGGGAAGCGATCGATGCGTTCAAGGAGTCTTATCCACAGCTCAGCGTGACCCAGGAACTGTTCGAGATCGATCGGCGGCGGATCACGTCGGCGGGAGGTACGGCCTCGATTGATCTGATGCTCGACCTGATCGCCCAGGCCCACGGTCCTCAACTGGCGATTCAGGTCAGCGAGCAGTTTGTGCTTGGGCGCATCCGCCCGCGCAAAGATCACCAGCGCATGGAAGTCGCCACACGCTACGGGATCAATAACAAGAAGCTGGTGCAGGTGATCGGCGAGATGGAGCAGCACAGCGAACCGCCGCTGACCACGCTGCAACTGGCCGAGTCGATCAAGGTGACCCGGCGGCAACTGGAGAGGTTATTCCGGCTGCACCTGAACGATACGCCGAGCAACTTCTATCTGCGGTTAAGGCTTGAGAAGGCGCGGCAATTGCTGCGCCAGACCGACATGAGCGTGCTCGAAGTCAGCATTGCCTGCGGTTTTGAATCACCGTCGTATTTCACCCGCAGTTACCGCGCGCGTTTCGCCCGCTGCCCGCGCGAAGACCGGCGTACCGCGCAGGCGTGA
- a CDS encoding choline ABC transporter substrate-binding protein produces MKRLISSCVLALSGTAFFSTGVMAAEPASCKNVRMGVVNWTDVIATSAMTQVLLDGLGYSTKQTSASQQIIFAGIRDQRLDLFLGYWNPLMTQTITPFVEANQVKVLEAPSLKDARATLAVPTYLADKGLKTFADIAKFEKELGGKIYGIEPGSGANTQIKAMIAKNQFGLGKFQLVESSEAGMLAAVDRAVRRKEAVVFFGWAPHPMNVNIQMTYLTGSEDALGPNEGMATVWTVTSPKYAEQCPNIGRLLANLTFTAESESRMMQPLLDHKDAFESAKQWLKDHPEDKQRWLEGVTTFDGKPAAEHLQLTSK; encoded by the coding sequence ATGAAACGACTGATCAGCAGCTGCGTTCTTGCACTCAGCGGTACCGCTTTCTTCAGCACCGGCGTGATGGCGGCCGAACCGGCCTCCTGCAAGAACGTACGCATGGGCGTGGTCAACTGGACTGACGTGATCGCCACCAGTGCCATGACCCAGGTCCTGCTCGACGGCCTCGGCTACAGCACCAAACAGACCAGCGCCTCGCAGCAGATCATCTTTGCCGGGATTCGCGATCAGCGCCTGGACCTGTTCCTCGGCTACTGGAACCCGCTGATGACCCAGACCATCACGCCATTCGTCGAGGCCAATCAGGTCAAAGTGCTCGAAGCACCGAGCCTGAAAGACGCCCGCGCCACCCTTGCCGTGCCGACCTATCTGGCTGACAAGGGCCTGAAAACCTTCGCTGACATCGCTAAATTCGAGAAGGAATTGGGCGGCAAGATCTACGGCATCGAGCCAGGCTCGGGCGCCAACACGCAGATCAAAGCGATGATCGCCAAGAACCAGTTTGGTCTGGGCAAATTCCAGCTGGTCGAATCGAGCGAGGCCGGCATGCTCGCCGCCGTCGATCGCGCCGTGCGCCGCAAGGAAGCCGTAGTGTTCTTCGGCTGGGCGCCGCACCCGATGAACGTCAATATCCAGATGACCTATCTGACTGGTAGCGAAGACGCCCTCGGCCCGAACGAAGGCATGGCCACGGTGTGGACGGTCACGTCACCGAAGTACGCTGAGCAATGCCCAAACATCGGCCGCCTGCTGGCCAACCTGACCTTCACCGCCGAATCCGAGAGCCGGATGATGCAGCCGCTGCTCGATCACAAGGATGCCTTCGAGTCGGCGAAGCAGTGGCTCAAGGATCACCCCGAAGACAAGCAGCGCTGGCTCGAAGGTGTGACCACTTTCGATGGCAAACCGGCTGCTGAACATCTGCAACTGACCAGCAAATAA
- a CDS encoding 3-keto-5-aminohexanoate cleavage protein yields MNHDVIITCALTGAGDTTAKSPHVPVTPKQIAAAAVEAAKAGATVVHCHVRDPQTGKFSRDVALYREVMERIREADVDIIVNLTAGMGGDLEIGAGENPMEFGPNTDLVGPLTRLAHVEELLPEICTLDCGTLNFGDGDTIYVSTPAQLRAGAKRITELGVKAELEIFDTGHLWFAKQMIKEGLLDNPLFQLCLGIPWGAPADTTTMKAMVDNLPADAVWAGFGIGRMQMPMAAQAVLLGGNVRVGLEDNLWLDKGVLATNGQLVERATEILSRLGARVLTPAEGRKKWA; encoded by the coding sequence ATGAACCACGACGTCATCATCACCTGCGCACTTACCGGTGCTGGCGACACGACCGCCAAGAGCCCACACGTGCCGGTCACCCCGAAACAGATTGCTGCTGCCGCGGTGGAAGCGGCCAAGGCTGGCGCCACCGTCGTGCACTGCCATGTGCGCGACCCGCAGACCGGCAAGTTCAGCCGTGACGTGGCGCTGTACCGCGAAGTGATGGAGCGCATCCGCGAGGCAGACGTCGACATCATCGTCAACCTCACCGCCGGCATGGGCGGCGACCTCGAAATCGGCGCCGGCGAGAACCCGATGGAGTTCGGCCCGAACACCGATCTGGTCGGCCCGCTGACCCGTCTCGCCCATGTTGAAGAACTGCTACCGGAAATCTGCACCCTCGATTGCGGCACGCTGAACTTCGGCGATGGCGACACCATTTACGTCTCCACCCCGGCGCAACTGCGCGCCGGCGCCAAGCGCATCACCGAACTGGGGGTGAAGGCCGAACTGGAAATTTTCGACACCGGGCATCTGTGGTTCGCCAAGCAGATGATCAAGGAAGGCTTGCTCGACAATCCGCTGTTCCAGCTGTGCCTGGGTATCCCGTGGGGCGCGCCGGCCGACACCACCACAATGAAGGCCATGGTCGACAACCTGCCCGCCGACGCGGTGTGGGCCGGCTTCGGCATTGGCCGCATGCAGATGCCGATGGCGGCGCAAGCGGTGCTGCTCGGCGGCAACGTGCGGGTCGGGCTGGAGGACAACCTTTGGCTGGACAAAGGCGTGCTCGCGACCAATGGCCAATTGGTTGAACGCGCCACGGAAATCCTCAGCCGCCTCGGTGCCCGCGTGCTCACACCGGCAGAAGGTCGCAAAAAATGGGCCTGA
- a CDS encoding L-carnitine dehydrogenase: MRFITEIKTFAALGSGVIGSGWVARALAHGLDVVAWDPAPGAEAALRQRVANAWGALEKNGLAPGASQDRLRFVATIEECVRDADFIQESAPERLELKLDLHSKISAAAKPDALIGSSTSGLLPSEFYERSTHPERCVVGHPFNPVYLLPLVEVVGGRNTAPEAVQAAMQVYESLGMRPLHVRKEVPGFIADRLLEALWREALHLVNDGVATTGEIDDAIRFGAGLRWSFMGTFLTYTLAGGDAGMRHFMSQFGPALQLPWTYLPAPELTDKLIDDVVDGTTDQLGRHSISALERYRDDCLLAVLEAVKTTKEKHGMSFSE; the protein is encoded by the coding sequence ATGCGCTTTATCACCGAAATCAAAACCTTCGCCGCTCTCGGCAGCGGTGTCATCGGCAGTGGCTGGGTTGCCCGCGCCCTCGCCCATGGCCTCGACGTGGTGGCCTGGGACCCGGCGCCCGGCGCCGAAGCGGCATTGCGCCAACGCGTGGCCAATGCCTGGGGCGCGCTGGAGAAGAACGGCCTGGCGCCTGGCGCTTCGCAGGATCGTCTGCGCTTTGTCGCGACCATCGAGGAATGCGTGCGTGACGCCGACTTCATCCAGGAAAGCGCCCCGGAGCGGCTGGAACTGAAGCTTGATCTGCACAGCAAGATCAGCGCTGCGGCCAAGCCCGATGCGCTGATCGGCTCCAGCACGTCAGGCCTTTTGCCCAGCGAGTTCTATGAGCGTTCGACGCACCCTGAACGCTGCGTGGTCGGGCATCCGTTCAACCCGGTTTATCTGTTGCCGCTGGTCGAAGTCGTCGGCGGCAGAAACACCGCGCCGGAGGCGGTGCAAGCGGCGATGCAAGTCTACGAATCCCTCGGCATGCGCCCGTTGCATGTGCGCAAGGAAGTGCCTGGATTCATCGCCGATCGCTTGCTTGAAGCGCTGTGGCGTGAGGCGTTGCACCTGGTCAACGACGGTGTGGCGACGACCGGCGAAATCGACGATGCGATTCGCTTTGGCGCCGGTCTGCGCTGGTCGTTCATGGGCACGTTCCTGACTTACACCCTGGCCGGCGGCGATGCCGGCATGCGCCACTTCATGTCGCAGTTCGGCCCGGCGTTGCAATTGCCGTGGACATATCTGCCAGCACCGGAGCTGACCGACAAGTTGATCGATGATGTGGTCGATGGCACCACCGATCAGCTCGGTCGGCACAGCATTTCCGCGCTGGAGCGCTATCGTGATGATTGTTTGCTGGCGGTGCTCGAGGCAGTGAAGACCACCAAGGAAAAGCATGGAATGAGTTTCAGCGAGTAA
- a CDS encoding thioesterase family protein has product MPHLTTYQTTITPDWVDYNGHLRDAFYLLIFSYATDALMDRLGMDSSNREASGHSLFTLELHLNYLHEVKLNTEVEVRTQIIGHDSKRLHLYHSLHKVGDEQALAGNEQMLLHVDLAGPRSAPFSPDTLHRLQAIVADQTDLPAPAYLGRVIALPPAR; this is encoded by the coding sequence ATGCCCCACCTCACCACCTACCAGACCACCATCACCCCCGACTGGGTCGACTACAACGGCCACCTGCGCGACGCCTTCTACCTGCTGATCTTCAGCTACGCCACCGATGCGCTGATGGACCGCCTCGGCATGGACAGCAGCAACCGCGAGGCCAGCGGCCACTCGCTGTTCACCCTTGAGCTGCACCTCAATTATCTGCACGAAGTGAAGCTCAACACTGAGGTCGAAGTGCGCACGCAAATTATCGGCCACGACAGCAAGCGCCTGCACCTCTACCACAGCCTGCACAAGGTCGGCGATGAGCAAGCGCTGGCCGGCAATGAACAGATGCTTTTGCACGTCGACCTCGCCGGCCCGCGCTCGGCGCCGTTCAGCCCCGATACGTTGCATCGCCTGCAAGCCATCGTCGCCGATCAGACCGACCTGCCCGCTCCCGCTTACCTCGGCCGCGTGATTGCGCTGCCACCCGCCCGGTAA
- a CDS encoding gamma-butyrobetaine dioxygenase, with product MHTAVAVADFRTYPLISALRGVQGLADRVVIEWADGRISPFHHVWLRDNCPCDRCVYSVTREQVFESVDAAEDLQPHATRIDTDGCLRIDWQDGHLSRFDPDWLRAHAYDDESRAERLVGKPQPRLWSSDLQLPVFDYTALMNDNAALLQWLLAVRDIGLTQVRGAPTEPGSLKLIAQRISFIRESNFGVLFNVQSKADADSNAYTAFNLPLHTDLPTRELQPGLQFLHCLVNEAEGGESIFVDGFAIADALRQEEPQLFEALCEIPVEFRNKDRHSDYRCLAPIIAVDAPGRVAEIRMANFLRGAFDTSVAQMPLLYRAYRRFIAMTREPRFRLVQRLNPGELWCFDNRRTLHARNAFDPATGARHFQGCYVDRDELLSRILVLQR from the coding sequence ATGCACACCGCCGTCGCTGTTGCCGATTTTCGTACTTATCCGTTGATCAGCGCGCTGCGAGGCGTGCAGGGTCTGGCGGATCGCGTTGTCATTGAGTGGGCTGACGGTCGTATCAGCCCGTTTCACCACGTATGGCTGCGCGACAATTGCCCGTGTGATCGCTGCGTCTATAGCGTCACCCGCGAACAGGTCTTCGAGAGCGTCGATGCCGCCGAGGACTTGCAACCGCACGCCACGCGCATCGACACCGACGGCTGCCTGCGCATCGACTGGCAGGATGGTCACCTCAGCCGCTTCGACCCGGACTGGTTGCGCGCTCATGCCTATGACGACGAATCCCGCGCCGAACGCCTGGTCGGCAAACCGCAGCCCCGTTTGTGGTCCAGCGATCTGCAGTTGCCGGTGTTCGACTACACCGCACTGATGAACGACAACGCCGCGCTGCTGCAATGGTTGCTCGCCGTGCGCGACATCGGCCTGACCCAAGTGCGCGGCGCGCCCACCGAGCCGGGCTCGCTGAAACTCATCGCGCAACGGATTTCCTTCATCCGCGAAAGCAATTTTGGCGTGCTGTTCAATGTGCAATCCAAAGCCGACGCCGACAGCAACGCCTACACCGCCTTCAACCTGCCATTGCACACGGATTTGCCGACTCGCGAGCTGCAACCGGGGCTGCAATTTCTGCATTGCCTGGTGAATGAGGCCGAGGGCGGCGAGAGTATTTTCGTCGATGGTTTTGCGATCGCCGACGCCTTGCGTCAGGAGGAGCCGCAGCTGTTTGAGGCCCTGTGTGAAATACCCGTGGAATTTCGCAACAAGGACCGGCACAGCGACTATCGCTGCCTGGCGCCGATCATTGCTGTGGATGCGCCGGGCCGGGTGGCGGAGATTCGCATGGCCAACTTTCTGCGCGGGGCGTTCGATACGTCGGTGGCGCAGATGCCGTTGCTGTATCGAGCCTATCGGCGCTTCATTGCGATGACCCGCGAGCCGCGGTTTCGGCTGGTGCAGCGGCTCAACCCGGGCGAATTGTGGTGCTTTGACAACCGCCGCACGCTGCATGCGCGCAATGCCTTTGATCCAGCCACCGGGGCGCGGCATTTCCAGGGCTGCTATGTCGACCGGGATGAGCTGTTGTCGCGGATTCTGGTGTTGCAGAGGTAG